Genomic window (Saccharothrix australiensis):
GGCCGAAGCATTGGGCGGTGACGACCGCTTCGGCCCGCTGGACGTGGCGTGGCCGGCGAACGTCGTGCGGGCCGCCGATGACGCCTACTCGTTCGCCGTGTCCGGCGGTGGTGGAGCGTTGTTCGCCGCCCCGCTGGAGATCGGCGACGTCCTGGGGCTGCTCACCGCCGTTCCGGTCGAGGAACGCGTCGCCGAGATCGCCCGCGTCCGGGTGACGCCGTGCGCGGACGACGCGGGTGTGGAAGCGCTCGCGGCCGCGACTCCGCTCCGCAAGTGGGTGAGCTTCGAAACCACGATCGACAGCGTCCGGTACTGCTACCACCACGGCGGGTGGGTGCGGATCGGCGAGGGCTTCGTCGAGCAGCTCCACAACCAGGTAGGGGGATTGCTGAGCAGGCGCAGCGCGCTGTCCTTCCCGCTGTGGACCCCCACCGGGAAGCAGAACGACGAGCACCTGTACTGCCGGCAGGCGGCGTCGCAGCTGGGCGGCATCGTCCTGGACCGCGACCTGGCCACCACGCCACTGCACAAGAAGTTCGAGCTGTGCGACCTGGTGGGCCCGTCGGGTGAGATCGTGCACGTGAAGTGGCTCGGCGGGGCCCCGGCCGCGAGCCACCTGCTTACTCAGGCGCAGGTCTCGGCGGAGTCCCTGCGGTTCGAGCCGGAAGCGCTGGTCGAGTTCAACCGGCGCGTCGCGGTAGCCGACCCGACACTGGTGAAGTCGGACGGACCCACCACCGTGGTGTTGGCCGCAGCCGGTCGCCCGTGGAACGTCGACCGCCTGTTCAGCTTGTCGCAACTGTCCCTGTTGCGACTGGACCAACGGATGCGCCGCCTCGGCCTCCGTCTGGAGTTCGCCGACATTCCCTATGTGGCCAAGAGGAAGCGGAGCACACTCGCCGCGTGACCCGATCAGGCTGTGCACCACCGGGGCACGCGGTGGTGCACCGGCTGGCTCAGGCGGTCGCTGCACACTCCACGGCGCTGGCAATGAAGGCGGCAGCGGAAGTCACCGTCGGCGGTACGGCGGTCGTTGGAAGGAGGACCTAGAGCCTGTCCTCAAAGCCGGTGGTAGTGATCTGCTTTGATCTTAGGTTGTGGTGCGTAGGCACGAGTTGACCGATGAGCAGTGGCAGGCCATCGAGCCCCTGCTGCCCGCCTCGGGTGTGAAGGGGCGCCCGCGGGTGGACGACCGTCGGGTGATCAACGGAATGCTGTTCAAGGCCAGGACCGGGGTCGCCTGGCGTGACCTGCCCGAGCGCTACGGGCCGTGGAAAACGGTCTACAACCGCTTCTGGCGCTGGTCGCGCAACGGCACCCTCACCGTACTGGTGACGAAGGTCCGCGTCATCGCCGAGGCGATCGACGAGCTCGACCGCGAGGTCGCCGTGGACTCCGGCGTCGTGCGCGCCCACCAGCACGCCGCCGGCGCCCGCCGCGCGAGCCCGACCGCATCCCACACCGGGGGCCGGTCGGGTCGTGCGACGGGCACAGCGAGCCAGGTGATCATGCCATCGGCCGCTCCCGGGGCGGACCCACCACCAGGATCCACCTCGCCTGCGACGGCCACGGCCGACCACTGTCGATCGTCCTGACCGGCGGCAACGTCAACGACTGCACCATGTTCACCCGCGTCATGGCCGGCATCGAGTTCCGCCGACCGGGACCGGGACGACCGGCGACCAGACCCACACGGGTCATCGCCGACAAGGGCTACCCGTCCCAGGCGATCCGCTCCCACCTGCGCAAACGAGGTATCCCGGCCACGATCCCGGAACGCCGTGACCAGCAGAACAACCGTAAACGCAAAGGCCGAACCGGCGGACGACCACCGGCCTTCGACCGCACCGCCTACAAGCGCCGCAACGTGGTCGAACGCTGCTTCAACCGACTCAAGCAGTTCCGCGCCATCGCCACCCGCTTCGACAAGACCGCCACCTCCTACCGAGGCATGATCGACCTGGCCACCCTGCTCATCTGGCTTTGAGGACACGCCCTAGGCAGGACCGTTCCACCACCCACCGAGCAAGGCAAACACGGACGCCCTGTTTTGGCACCCCGCTTGGTCGAATGGATCATGGGTCTGCCCGAAGGCTGGGTGACCGATCTCCCTCTCAAGCGTGTCGTGCAACTCCGCGTACTCGGGAACGGCGTCGTTCCGCAACAGGCGGCATACGCCGTGCAGCTCATGCTCGCCGACCTCGTCACGTCCGGGGTTCCGAACGAAGGCGAGGTGCAAGCGGCATGACATCCTCGACTTCATCGCCGGTGTCAATGCCGACACTTCGCCTCCTGTCACTCGGAGCGGGAGCGCAAAGCACCGCCGTCCTACTGCTCGCCTGCGAAGGCGAGATCCCGAAGTTCGATTATGCGCTCTTTGCGGATACCGGCTGGGAGCCACGAGCGGTCTATGCCAACCTGAACCGACTCCGCATCGTCGCCGAGTCCAGCGGCATACCCATACGCAGGGTTTCCGCTGGCAACATCCGCACCGATGCGCTCGACCCTCGACATCGATTCGTGTCCATGCCCCTGCACACGCTCAACCCGGACGGATCACGCGGCCTGGCACGAAGGCAATGCACAAACGAATACAAAATTACGCCGCTCAAGAAGGCCGCCCGCGAACTCCTGGTATACCCGCACCCCCGCCGAGTCCCGCGTGGCGTCTACGCCGAGCAAGCCATCGGTATCAGCACCGACGAGTTTACCCGCGCCAAGGACTCGGGACTGCGGTTCCTGCGCAACGTGTTCCCGCTGATCGAGCTCGGTCTGGACCGAGCGGGCTGTCTGGACTACCTCGCCGAGCGGGGGTTCGCCAACACGGTGAAGTCGGCGTGCGTCGGCTGTCCGTTCCACGGCAATGCCGGCTGGCGGTGGATCCGCGACAACGACCCGGACGGCTGGATCGAGGCGGTCGAGTTCGACAAAGCCGTTCGGCACGGCCACCCCCGCGCGACGGCCCAGGGCAGGCCGCTTCGTGGCCAGTACTTCCTCCACCGCTCCTGCGTCCCCTTGGACCAGGTCGACCTTGACGCCCTGGCTGGACGCGAACGACACCTCACTTCCGTCGCCGTCCATCCGCCGGAAGACGCCGACCCGGACGGGTGCTCGCCGTGGTCCTGCCGGTCCGGTGCGTCGGTCGACACGGAAGCGGCTGCGTGACCGCGATGGCGGACACGATCGAGGTATCGGCCGTTCGGGGTAGAGGGCGCTACTTTTCGTCGGCGGCCCGCGGTCATGCCGTGGGCGTCGCGCTGATCGTTGCGGGGGTGGGGCATGGAGTCCGCTGATTTCGGCGAGTTCGTGCGTGTCGTCCTGCCGGACGAGGTCGTAGAGTTCCTCGCCGCGTTGACGACGCTCGCACGTACGTGGGCCGAGCGGGCACCGGCCGATCCCGACGCGTTGCTGACGGCCGAGCAGCTGGGGGAGTTGCTCCAACTCTCACCGCGGACGCTGAAGGACCAGGCCGCCGCCGGGGTGCTGCCGCACCACCGGTTCGGCAAGCACTACCGGTTCTCGCGCAGCGACATCAGCGCGATCCTGCGGCTTTCCCAGCAGTCGGAGAAGCCGCGGCGCAGGCGCCTGGACATCGCCTGACGGGTGGGTGACAGCGCCTTCATCGACCGGAGCAGGAAGGGACGCATGTGGCATACGGACAACCAGACGGATCGAGCGGGTGGCGGGCCCGGTACAAACGGCCGGACGGCACCTGGGGGAGCAAGGCGGGATTCTCCTCGGAGAAGGCTGCCGAGGAGTGGGGTGCTGAGCAAGAGGCGTTGATCCGTAGGAACATGTGGATCGACCCGAGGGATGCTGAGACACCGTTCGGTGAGTTCGCCGAGGAGTGGTATGAGGCGGTGGCGCCGCGTCTCGAACTGAACACCCAGGTCAAGTACCGGTCGTACCTGGACAACCACCTGCTGCCGCGGTGGCGGGCATGGCCGATGATCGGCATCTTCAACGGCTACGTCGAGATCGAGCGGTGGCTGTCGTGGTTGCACGATGAGGAGTACGCCGAGTCGAGCATCGCTTCGATCTTCGCCACGTTCTCCACGATCCTCAACGCCGGGGTCCGGGCGAAGATCATCCCGGCCAATCCGTGCTACGGCGTGAGGGTCACCGGTGGCGAGTTCGAGAACGAGCGCTTGGTCGCCACTCCTGTCCAGGTGCTGCGGGCGGCGATGAGGTTGTACGAGTCGGAGATGGGTCTGTCCGGGTTCACGCTGTGCTTGCTCGACTTCTACACCGGAGGCCGCTGGAGTGAGCTGGTCGGGCAGGAGCGACACGAGTACGACGAGGAGGAGCGGGCGATCACCGTCCGGTATCCCCTGAAGGAGGTCAACGGGAAGCTGCTCAAGGCCGGTACCGAGGTGTCACACGACCGGCCGATGTCGAGGCCCGACGTGGGGCATGTCACTCCCCGCCGTACGAAGGGCAAGCGTGGTAGAACGAAGACTCCGGCGGGGACACGGCCGATCGTGCTGCCGCCGAGCATCGCTGTGTTCTACGAGACACTCCTCGACAGCCACCGTGGATCGTTCGTGTTCACGTCGCCGGATGGCACCCTGCTGCGTCGGAGCAACTTCCGGCAGAGGTTCTGGCGGCCGGCGTGGGACGGCCGCAAACCGGACCAGCCGAGTGCGCGTGATCACGTTCCGGCGATCCTGCCCTGGATCACCTTCCATGAGGGTCGACACACCCACGCGACGTGGATGGTGGAGGACGGTGTGCCACAGGTCGCACGCCGGGCGAGGCTCGGGCAGAAGATGAAGGGCATCGCCAGGGTCTACGACCATGTGACGAGCGTCATGAAGGCTCAGTTGATCAGCGGACTCGAAGCCCGGTGGCGCGGGTCGTTGTTGGCGCTGCGGGACGACGAGTTGGCCACAATCATCGGATGGTTCCCGCACCTGCGAGCCACGGTCGCGGACCTACGAGCACTACCGTCCGAGCGTGCCATCGCCATCGCCTTTGATCTTGCACGACATGCAAGAAGCCCGGCCTCAAGATCGAGGACCGGGCTTCTGACCTGCGTACTTCGGTGGTGGACGATACTGGGATTGAACCAGTGACCCCTACCGTGTCAAGGTAGTGCTCTCCCGCTGAGCTAATCGTCCGAGGCGGAGACGGGAATCGAACCCGTGTACAGGGCTTTGCAGGCCCTTGCCTAAGCCACTCGGCCACTCCGCCATGTTTCCCGAATGCTAGCACCCAGGAAGTCTGGCCTGAGCCCAAGGGGCCCTCTGCCGAGCGGATGACGAGACTCGAACTCGCGACCCTCACCTTGGCAAGGTGATGCGCTACCAACTGCGCTACATCCGCATGCCCCGTGGATTTCAGGAACTCCCGGCCCTTTTGGGGCTTGTCGTTGCTGTCTTCCTCGGTGCAGGAGGAACTTTATTACATCCCCCTCCACGGGATCAAATCGGGGGGTCCTTCGACCTCTCGCAGGCCCGCTACCTGCGCTTTCAGGTCAGGTCGTTGGAGATCAGGTGGGTCAGGGCCTCGTCCACGTCGACCCACAGGTGCTCGTTGCCCGGCACCACGACGTCGTACGTGCGGTCCAGGAAGTCGGCCAGTTCCTGTGCCGACGCCTCGAACATGGCGTGTCCGGACGGCGAACTCAGTTCGATCACGACGACCTCGGGGTCGTCGGCGGCCGGGCGGATCCGGACGTCGCCGTCTCCCGCGTCGGCGATCAGGCCGTCGGCGAGCAGGTCGCGGGCGAACACCCACTCGACCCAGCCGGCCCGGCCGGTGCGGAACGCGGCGACCACCGCGTAGGGGTCTTTCGTGTCATAACGAAGCTCCACCTGCACCGGGACCGCGGGGGTCCGTGGTGCCAGCAAGTCGAAGACCGCTGTAGAGCGGAGTGTTACGTGATCATTGCGCATCGTCGCTAACCTCTTCTCCCTTCCGATCCAGGAAACGACCGAGTCGGCCTGCTGTGACGTGTTTGTGGCGAGGAACGCTCGACATGCCCCGTTTTGTCACCCGTTCGGGGCCACTGGACTCCACTGGGCTACCACCTCGCTGCGTTCCGTGTCCACGCAACCCGCGCCGCACCACATCTTGCTGGGTTTGCCCGGAGGTCGGTACCGGCTGTTGCGCGAATGTTGGGTGGAAGGTCATCCCGGATGGCCGGCGCACCTCTCCGCCGTCCTCGTCGGCACCTGGGGGCAACCCCTCGGGCGCGTCGTCGGCCGAGCGGATATCCGCAGGTAGCCGCGTTGCCCTCGCCAACTCTACGGCCGTCGCGGGTCACTGCCTACCCGTCCACGCGGCGTGTCGACACGTCGGATACGAGGCCGGTTCGGTGTTCCGACCGGCGCGCCGATGGTCAAATCGCGCACTTCGCCATGTCACGAAGGATGTCACCGGTATCGGGGTCGCCCGATGAACTGCAAAACTGTGAAGAGTGAGTGGTGGGCCCAATGTGAAGACGACGGCGGGTTGAACGATCAAGGAACGGCAAACGGGACTTCGGCGCGCTTGACGTCTTCGTTCCGCGGGGCGCGGGTTCGGACTGCCGAAGAGAAGGTGGTCCTCGTCACGGCGTCGCCCGTTGGGCGTCGCCGGAGCGGTCCCTCTTCGCCGCCGCTCGGACGTCGCCAAATTCCATCACCTCGGGCCAGGTCGCGGCGTGGTGCGGGATGATGTGCGCATGACGACCGAGCAGCGCGACGAGACGGCCGAGTCGAACGGTGGCCACCGGCCTTGGTTCCGCCGCAATCCCGCGCTGAACCTGACCTACCGCATCGGCGTGGGCGTGGTGGGCGGGCTCGTGCTGGTCGCGGGCATCCTCATGATCCCGTACCCCGGACCGGGCTGGCTCGTGGTGTTCGCGGGTCTGGCGATCCTGGCGACCGAGTTCGCGTGGGCCGGTCGGCTGCTGCGGTTCGCGAAGAGGTACTACGACGGGTGGGTCGCGTGGCTCAAGCGGCAGAACCTGTTCGTGAAGGCTCTCGTCCTCACCGCCACGGGCCTGGTGGTCGTCGTGACGTGCTGGGTGCTGGGCGCGTTCGCGCTGGTCGGAGGCTGGTTCGGTCTGGAGTGGCCGTGGTTGGGGAGCCCGATTTTTGGATCCGGGGGATGATGTTGTAAGCTATGGCCACACCGCGAGAGCGGGGCGGAAAAGAGAACACGGGCGTTTAGCTCAGCGGGAGAGCGCTTCGTTCACACCGAAGAGGTCACTGGTTCGATCCCAGTATCGCCCACAGTGTGTCTTACCTGGTCAACGGCTCGTAGACGATCGTCGTCTGCGGGCCGTTGACCGTTCGTGGGAGCAAAATGGGAGCAACTGATCTTGACCACAGTTGTTGCTCCGAAGAGGTCACAGGGTTTGCTCCCATACTGCTCCCACCGGGCTTGGAGTCCGGCGAGCATCGCGGCGACCATCGGCCGGGTGACGTGCGAGTAGACGCCCATGACGCCGCGGAACTTGTGTCCGATCCTCTTGTGCTGCAGTACTTCGGGAACGCCGTCCTCGATGAGCCACGTCTTATGGGTGTGGCGCAGGTCGTGGAAGTGCATGTGCGGTTTGACCGGTGTCCAGCCCAGCGTCGTGTCGCCCCGCAGCGCGGGTAGGTAGCCAGACCCGTCGGCGGAAGTTGGAGCGGCGGTGCAGGCCGCCGTCCTGGCCGGTGAATACGAACCACGCCGTCGGCTTCTCACACCGCAACTCCGCCAGTAGTTCGGCGAGGAACTTCGGTAGGTGGACGGTCCGGACGCTGGCCGGTGTCTTGGGCGGGCCGAGCTCGAGCTTGCTGTGCAGTTCGTGTAAGCGCGCCGTCGCGGGCGTCGATGCGGATCTCCTGCTTGTCCAGGTCGACCCGGGACCACTGCAGCCCGGCCAGTTCACGCCAGCGCATGCCGGTGTAGGCCGCGGTGACGATCTGGACGGCGTTACCAGCCGATGTCCGTTCGGCCAGCGCGGTCACCTCGTCGGGGTCGGCGTGAGGCCGCTCGGGCTGATCGCCGGAGTTGAGCCGCAGTTTGCGGCACGGGTTCGGTCCGATGAGTCCCTCGTCGACCGCCTCGCCCAGGATCATTGACAACAGCCCGACGACGTCGGCGACGCTGCGCTCGCTCAACGACCGACGCAACGTCTTGGCCCACGCCTTGATCACCATCCGCGACAACTCGCCCAACTCCGTGCCGGCGAAGCGGGGCAGGATGTGGTTGCGCAGATGCGAGTCGTACGTCGCCGCGGTGACACCGCTGACGTCGTGCGCCTCGACCCACCGGGCGACCCACTCGCCCACGGAGGTCTTCGCCAGCCGCGGATCGACGAACCTGTCCCGCCGGTGGTCCGACTCGACATCCGCCGCGCGGTCCTCGGCCTGCCGACGTGTCGCGAACCCCTTCTCCGAGTACAGCGACCCGTCCTCGAGTCGGTACCGCACTCGGAACCCGTCGCCGTGTTTCTCCACCCATGCCATGAAAGCAGCGCCTTTCGCTCGATCACTGTGTCCGCCCGGGACCGGGCGGACACAGTGACGCTCCATATCGCCCAGAGAACAACGGATCTGTGGTCAGCGGCGCCGAGAACCAGGCGGGCGCGTCACCGGCCGGTCGGCACGGGACGCGTCCCCGCGGGCCGGCCGGGCCCCACGCCGGACGATCGCGCGCAGATCCGCCTCGGAGAACCGCAGATGCTTGCCCAGGAACGTGCACGGGATCTCGCGTCGCCCGGCCATACGCCGCAGCCACGACTCCCGCACCGACAGCACCCGTGCCACCTGGGCCGGGGTGTGCAACAGCAGCGTGTCGCGCACCCGCCCGGCGTCGGGTGTGTCGAGCGGCGGCGTCGTCGCCTCACCGGCGTGATGGTTGGCGGCCGAGCCGTCCGCCAATCGAAGATCGTCATGAGTGGTCACGGGCCTCCGTAGGGGAGCGGTGTCGCGCGTACCGCGCGTTGAACACCCCTGAACTCCGGAAAAGGACCCCCGAGGGGACACATCCGCGACAGATTCCCCACTTGACCGATCCCGGAAAGGCTTCCTCAACCTCCGATGCTTCAAATCCTGTCGTCCCGACGGTCGGAGGAAGCCCGCTGTATCTGTGCGATAAGCGCAGGTCAATGGGCTTTTTCGTATGCTCGTGATGATCTTGTGATTAATCACGGAACGGTAACTAAGTGATCTTCACGGGCGTTGTGAAGGAGCGGATCGGGAGCGACTCGCTCCTGATTTTTTGCCAACGTCGTAGGGGGTCGCCACCCGTTCGGGTGGATCTGCCGTACTTGCCCGAACCGTGGCCGGTGTGCGCGAACCGACGTCAACCGGCGTTGTTCGGGAGGGTGGGTGCGGTGTTGTCGGGCCGGCCGGGTGTGGGGTCGTGCCGGGCCGGTGTTGCCTGGGTTGGTGCGGGGCTTGGACCTTGGGGCGGAGCGGGTTTGGCGTTGATCGCCGTGGTGGTGTCCGGTTGGTGGGTGGAGAGGATGTTGTGGGTCAGGTTGCGGTGGGCAGATGTAGGCCCACTGCGTGGTTGCTGGTGCTTGGGTGTCATGTGCTTGGTGGTTCGGAACCTGGAGCGTGACGCGACACGACGCCGTGGGGCTCCGAAGTCGACGGCGGCGTGTCGTTCAGGCGGGTGGGATTTTCAGGTGGTGGCGACCAGATTTAAAAGCTCCTAACACAATGGGGTGACGGTGCCTCGATGCGGTTGAGCAGGGTGATCGTCGGGCCGATGGGTGAATGTGTCGAAGCCGTGGCTGGTCGGTGACGGATTGTGGGAGCTGGTCGAGCCGTTGATTCCGGTGCCGCCGCGCCGGTTCCGCAACCCCGGTCGACGTCGATTACGGACCGGTCGTGCCTGCAGGGCATCCTGTGCGTGCTGCACACCGGCATCGGCTGGGAGCATCTGCCTCGGGAGCTCGGCTTCGGCTCGGGCATGACCTGTTGGCGCCGTCTGCGGGACTGGAACGAGGCCGGGGTGTGGCAGCGGCTGCACGAGGTGCTGTTGGCCAATCGCGGGCGGCCAACCGGATCGACTGGTCCCGCGCGGTGGTCGACTCCTCGCGCGTCCGGGCGCTAAAAGGGGGCCGTCGACCGGGCCGAGCCCGGTCGACCGCGGCAAGACCGGCTCCAAGCACCACCTGATCACCGACGGCGGCGGCATTCCGCTCGCAGTGATCCTCATGTGTTCCACAGCACACCGCTCTGATGGTCGCTCATCACGAGGTAGAGCGCCAGCGGCAGGAACATGGCGCGGTCGAGTTCGGAGACGAACTTGAGCTCGTAGACCTGGCCGTCGTGCACGGCATCGGCGACACCCACGAAGGTGATCGGTGTCGCCGCCGGTGCCGCGACTGCTGTGCCGGACAGGTCCATCGGCACCTGCGCCGCGCAGTCGCGCGGGAGCTGTGTCGCCAGTCGTCTGGTCGGTGCGTCGCGCACCTCGCCGCTGACTTTTCGGGTGGACCTGGAAATTCGCTTTGCTGTAGGCGTAGGGGCGGTCGCTGGCGGAGCTGAGACGCAGCCGATTGGCGATCTGGTCGTCCTACTCCAGAAACGTTCTCTGATGCGATGGGTGGTTATGCCGGTCGCTGTACACGGCGGTGGCCCTGCGGATGCCTGTCGCATCCACAGGGCCACTTGTCGGGTCTATAGCTCTGCTCGCGGTGGGAAGTCGTTGATGGCGTCGGCGAGGTACTGCGCTATCTGGTTGTGATAGGCGGTATTGGGTTGGTTGTTGGTGAGGTACTGCGAGGCGAGCTGGTTGGGGTTGGTCGTATCGCGAACGGCGGCGTCGTAGTCGACGACGTAGTCGGCTTGGACGTCGCTGTAGTTGTTCAGGAGTAGGTGGTTGAGGTTGCGGCGTTCGGCTTCTCGCGGGTCGTTGGCGTCGAGTCCCAGTGGGGGGACGGTGGTGACGATGATGTGGACCCAGTCGCCGTCGGGCCGCTTGTGCCGTTTGAGTCCCTTTGCGCTGTTCGTGCTGATGACGTTCTTGATGTTGTCGCGCACCTCGGTTGCGGTGGCTCCGCTGAGGATGTCGGTGGCGCCGACGGCGATGAGGACGGTGCGGAGGTTGGGTGCGCCGAGGGCGGTGTGGTGGAGGTCGGTGGTGGCGTTGGCGGTGGTGAGGGTGCCGGTGTTGATGGGTGGGTTGAGGGTTTTCTGGCGGTAGGTGAGGTGGATGTCGCCTGGGCTGAGGAGGCGTTGGTGGACGCGGACGTCGGCGACGGCGCCGTTGTAGTAGTCGGTGGGGTTGCCCGCGTACTTGGCGCGGCCGATGGTGAAGGGGCCGTTGGCGGTGAAGAGGTTGACGCCGTGGAGGCTGTCCTGGAGTTCGCCGTTGACGTAGAGGCGGGTGGTGCCGGTCGCGGCGTCGTGGGTGGCGGCCAGCTGCGTCCAGGTGTTGAGGGTGGGCTCGGTGCGGGAGACGAGTCGGCTGCCGCGGTCTGGTAGTGCGTCGAAGGGGATGACGGACAGCGACCAGCGTCGGTGGGCGGGAGAGTATTGGAGGTAGAAGGGGTTGTAGGTGTTGCCGTCCTGGCTGAGCAGTGTCTGCCACGAGTCCAGGGAGTGGATCTTGGTCCAGGCGGTGACGCTGAAGTTCTTGCTGGTATCGATGGCTTTGCTCGCGGTGAGGTGGCCGTTGGTGCCGTTGAGGATGAGGGAGCCGCCGTTGTCGGTGCTCCAGGTGACGCCGCCGTGGATGGTGGCGTGGTTGCTGCCGGCGAGGTCGCGTGCGGTGGTTCCGGTGCCGTCGGTCATGCGCCAGCGTGCGGTGTCGGGGACGCCGGCGCGGCTGGCGTTGACCAGGCCGCCGGGGATGCTTCCGCCGGTGGCGGCGAGTTTGGCGGGTAGTTCGTCGACCCAGGTGTTGCGCTGGGCGCTGCCGGGGGGTGCGGTGGCGGTGAGGCTGTCGCCCAGCACGACGACGGTGCCCTGGCCCGCGTCCGGGGTGGACATCTCGACGCCGGTGACGAAGTAGCTTCCGGTGAGCGTGGTGGTGAACGGTGTGCCGTCGGTGTTGGTCACGGTGTTGCCGCCTGCCAGGAACGTGGGCGCGGTGGCGTTGCCGTGGGTGGGGGCGAGGGTGGTCGCGGTGGGCAGGTGGAGGCTGACGACGAGGTTGCCGTTGCCTCCGCTCGGTACCGCCACCGGGTCGGTGTAGACCTCGCCACCGGCCGGCAGGGTGACCGAGGTCTTGCCGCTGAACGTCAGCGGGGTCGGGGCCGCGATCGCCGAGTCGGTGCCGGCCTGGCCTGCCAGGGTGGCCGCGTCGATGGTGACGGGGGAGGTGTTGAGCGCGTTGGACAGTTTCACCCGCACCTGGCCGCCGGTGACGCTGGGCTTGAGGACCGTGCGCAGGGTCTTGTCGGCGAAGCCGTGACCGCCGGGCGGGACGACCGCGGCGTCGGACGGCGCTGCCCAGGCTCCGACCCAGCCGGTGTCGACGGGCCTGGGTGCCATCGCGAGCACGTGCAGGGCGGCTGACGGGTCGCAGGTGCCGCGCAGGAGGGCGGTGCCGTAGTTGGGCAGCGTGATCGACTTGATGGTCTTGCTCGGTTCGGCGGGCAGGAAGACCGGGGTGATCACGGGCTGGAGATGCCGTTCCTGACCGAGTCCGACATTCCGGTAGGGCAGGACGATCCCGGTGGTGTCCTTGGGGGTCCACACCCAGTCGCGGAACTCGGGGACAAGCGGGTTGCTGGTGGTGCCGTCGGTGTAGGTGATGGTGGCCAGCCGCGGGCTTGAGGTGCCGCAGGTGCTGATCGCCAGCAGGCCGACGGCGCTGGCCTTGATCTGTTGGTGCGCCGGGAACGGGATGGTCTGGCCGGTTGCCACGACGTTGTCGTTGCCGTTGGCCGGGTTGGGGTGCGGCAGGGCGAACGCCGCGCCGTTGACCATCACGGTGGTGCCGGGTACGAGCCCGGCTGCGGCGAGGGTCTGCGTGGACAGTGATCCGCCTTGGAAGTCCAGGTTCCCTGCGGTGGTGCCGTCGCTGCCGATGCCCTTGTTGTTCATGGCGTCGGTGAAGCTCGCCGCGGTGACGTTGTTGATCGGCTGGACGGTCAGGTAGTCCAGTCCGAGGATGTGCCGCGGTGCCACCGAGTCGGGGTTCGGTTCGACCGACCGGAAGGTGATCCGGTGTTCACCGGCCGTCAGGTGCGCGCCGCCGATGTTGGTGTGCCTGGTGGCGACGGAGGTGTGGTAGCCATCGATCGGACGGGTGTCGGTGTTGCCGATGACGATGTCGTCGACCTTGACGGTGTACCGGCCGCGGTTGTTGTTGGCGACCAGGCCCAGTCCCAGGGCGTAGTCGGCTTCGATCGGGGTGGTGAACGTGAGGGTGAGGGCTTGGCCGGTGTTGTCGGCTTCGAACCGGCGCATCCCGGAGCTGTTCCAGTCGAGCGCGGGGTTACCCGGCCAGTAGGTGACTGGTCGGTCGTTGCTGTGCACCGCCAGTGTCTCGGCGTCGAGCTTCACGGTCGGGGACAGGTCGAGGTAGTCGATACCGCCGGTGAACTGGGTGGCCGTGGAGTCCGGCTTCTTGGCGATCGACACGCCGAGTTCGTGTTGTCCTGCGGTGAGGTGAAGTCCGGCGATCTGCTTGTCCAGCACGGTCGTCGTCGGTTTGGTGCCGCCTTGGTGGACATCGCTGACCGCGAACCCGTCGAGGGTGAAGGCCACCTGGTCCGGCAGTGCGGCGTTGTCGACCAGGCCGACGTCGACGTTGTAGTCACCGGCAGTGGATACGGTGAACGGGAACTTGGCCACGGTGCCGCTGGCGGTCGAGGTCAGCTTCACGTACTTGC
Coding sequences:
- a CDS encoding SsgA family sporulation/cell division regulator, which produces MRNDHVTLRSTAVFDLLAPRTPAVPVQVELRYDTKDPYAVVAAFRTGRAGWVEWVFARDLLADGLIADAGDGDVRIRPAADDPEVVVIELSSPSGHAMFEASAQELADFLDRTYDVVVPGNEHLWVDVDEALTHLISNDLT
- a CDS encoding TIGR02611 family protein, which produces MTTEQRDETAESNGGHRPWFRRNPALNLTYRIGVGVVGGLVLVAGILMIPYPGPGWLVVFAGLAILATEFAWAGRLLRFAKRYYDGWVAWLKRQNLFVKALVLTATGLVVVVTCWVLGAFALVGGWFGLEWPWLGSPIFGSGG
- a CDS encoding TIGR04141 family sporadically distributed protein, yielding MPRPRSTTTPKTLYRFEGGLDLVDYLVSLTQHDIHENREVRIGEVTGRLVTGRFGSDQPEWAPFIQSITDVAVDLPSALPFAVLLVPMPPWTYAIACGSGHHLLDDQMMEQGFGLMFGIRRLDPDRLGTLARTALDATARHVETSFPGGSDIGGFDLERFGELVNRVGGLADLSGLTYDRDNAKPCRIKTSTSLTVPLARDPRDLLRDLAVIGEIVDRADDDSPLQFIGQIRAVKPGHPRYSELEQRLAEALGGDDRFGPLDVAWPANVVRAADDAYSFAVSGGGGALFAAPLEIGDVLGLLTAVPVEERVAEIARVRVTPCADDAGVEALAAATPLRKWVSFETTIDSVRYCYHHGGWVRIGEGFVEQLHNQVGGLLSRRSALSFPLWTPTGKQNDEHLYCRQAASQLGGIVLDRDLATTPLHKKFELCDLVGPSGEIVHVKWLGGAPAASHLLTQAQVSAESLRFEPEALVEFNRRVAVADPTLVKSDGPTTVVLAAAGRPWNVDRLFSLSQLSLLRLDQRMRRLGLRLEFADIPYVAKRKRSTLAA
- a CDS encoding helix-turn-helix domain-containing protein, with translation MADGSAANHHAGEATTPPLDTPDAGRVRDTLLLHTPAQVARVLSVRESWLRRMAGRREIPCTFLGKHLRFSEADLRAIVRRGARPARGDASRADRPVTRPPGSRRR
- a CDS encoding tyrosine-type recombinase/integrase; this translates as MAYGQPDGSSGWRARYKRPDGTWGSKAGFSSEKAAEEWGAEQEALIRRNMWIDPRDAETPFGEFAEEWYEAVAPRLELNTQVKYRSYLDNHLLPRWRAWPMIGIFNGYVEIERWLSWLHDEEYAESSIASIFATFSTILNAGVRAKIIPANPCYGVRVTGGEFENERLVATPVQVLRAAMRLYESEMGLSGFTLCLLDFYTGGRWSELVGQERHEYDEEERAITVRYPLKEVNGKLLKAGTEVSHDRPMSRPDVGHVTPRRTKGKRGRTKTPAGTRPIVLPPSIAVFYETLLDSHRGSFVFTSPDGTLLRRSNFRQRFWRPAWDGRKPDQPSARDHVPAILPWITFHEGRHTHATWMVEDGVPQVARRARLGQKMKGIARVYDHVTSVMKAQLISGLEARWRGSLLALRDDELATIIGWFPHLRATVADLRALPSERAIAIAFDLARHARSPASRSRTGLLTCVLRWWTILGLNQ
- a CDS encoding helix-turn-helix domain-containing protein, whose product is MESADFGEFVRVVLPDEVVEFLAALTTLARTWAERAPADPDALLTAEQLGELLQLSPRTLKDQAAAGVLPHHRFGKHYRFSRSDISAILRLSQQSEKPRRRRLDIA